The Pseudomonadota bacterium genome window below encodes:
- the mfd gene encoding transcription-repair coupling factor has translation MPDSPDSRASVFAPPVADGDNALAWGALHGSAYALALTRAAARADAPLVVIAESARETEQLATEISFFASAESDLPVLQFPEWETLPYDAFAPHPDIIATRLSTLARLPTLGRGVLVLNLTTLLQRLAPRSFVDGSSLALASGDRLDLDAARKRLDEAGYINVAQVHEHGEYAVRGALLDLFPTGAEAPLRIDLFDDEIESIRRFDPSTQRSIDKLDKVSLLPAREFPLTEEGIKQFRSAYRKRFEGDPNRSVIYSEVSRGVPPGGIEYFLPLFFDRTASLFDYLPDRVSMAWSDGLDEAINVVWSELESRYDQLAHDVERPILTPDELALQPARVMELLEQRPRVQASPHEIDLELDPRPAVNFASTLPPALPIDPRAEQPAAKLLDFAATFEGRLLLAAESAGRREQLQDTLRETALAKLKQVSSWGEFLEAGDANCILVAPLERGLMLGEAGIALISETQLLGERARRRNRRKAEADPESIIRDLTDLREGAPVVHEEYGVGRYLGLTTLEVGSTRNEFLTLEYAGGDKLYVPVHALHLITRYTGASPESAPLHRLGTDQWAKARSRAAKRIRDVAAELLDIYARRAARKGHAFSFSERDTTIFSSGFPFEETPDQLETIASVINDLRAPQPMDRIVCGDVGFGKTEVAMRAAFVAVQGGKQVAVLVPTTLLAQQHYQTFTDRFADWPVRVEVISRFRSSKQMNAILEGVENGTVDIIVGTHRLLQSSVKFKNLGLAIVDEEQRFGVRQKERLRALRAEVDLLTLTATPIPRTLNMAMGGVRDLSLITTPPEDRLGVKTFVTPWNPPLIREAFLREIKRGGQVFFVHNSVETIEATAKKLQELVPEASIRIGHGQMRERDLEQVMLDFYHRRFNTLLCTTIIESGIDIPTANTIVIDRADRFGLAQLHQMRGRVGRSHHRAYAYLIAPPREAMTADAVKRLEAIESLEELGAGFALATHDLEIRGAGELLGDEQSGQIQEIGFALYTELLQRAVDALKRGEVPDLEGSSDHGPEIDLHAPALLPEEYMPDVHMRLVLYKRIASMDDEGALRELKVEMIDRFGLLPPPALLLFEIAHLRVLAAPLGIAKIDAGTASGRIEFRAKANVDPALLIGLIQSDPRTFRLDGQSILRFKADMADVEDRIEQVRKLLTVLSGGSAPTTPAPAAQADRSGSKKRKGRR, from the coding sequence ATGCCAGATTCCCCCGATTCGCGGGCGAGCGTTTTCGCCCCGCCCGTCGCCGATGGCGACAACGCCCTAGCCTGGGGCGCGCTCCACGGTAGCGCCTACGCGCTCGCGCTCACGCGCGCCGCCGCGCGCGCCGATGCCCCGCTGGTGGTGATCGCTGAGAGCGCCCGCGAGACCGAGCAGCTCGCCACCGAAATCAGCTTCTTCGCGAGCGCCGAGAGCGACCTGCCGGTACTGCAGTTCCCCGAGTGGGAGACCCTGCCCTACGACGCCTTCGCGCCTCACCCGGACATCATCGCCACCCGCCTGAGCACCTTAGCCCGCCTGCCCACGTTGGGCCGCGGCGTACTGGTTCTGAACCTCACGACCTTGCTGCAGCGACTCGCACCCCGCAGCTTCGTCGATGGCAGCAGCCTGGCCCTCGCCAGCGGCGATCGCCTCGACCTGGACGCGGCCCGCAAGCGCTTGGACGAGGCCGGCTACATCAACGTGGCCCAGGTGCACGAGCACGGCGAATACGCGGTGCGCGGGGCCCTCCTCGACCTGTTTCCCACCGGGGCCGAAGCGCCCCTGCGCATCGACCTGTTCGACGATGAGATCGAGAGCATCCGCCGCTTCGATCCGAGCACCCAGCGCTCCATCGACAAGCTCGACAAGGTGTCGCTCCTGCCGGCGCGCGAATTCCCGCTCACGGAAGAGGGCATCAAGCAGTTTCGCTCCGCCTACCGAAAGCGCTTCGAAGGCGATCCGAATCGTTCGGTCATCTACTCGGAAGTGTCGCGCGGCGTACCCCCGGGGGGCATCGAGTACTTCCTCCCCCTGTTCTTCGACCGCACGGCCTCGCTCTTCGACTACCTGCCGGATCGGGTGTCCATGGCCTGGAGCGACGGTCTCGATGAGGCCATCAACGTGGTCTGGTCTGAGCTCGAATCGCGCTACGACCAGCTGGCGCACGACGTGGAGCGACCGATCCTCACCCCCGACGAATTGGCCCTGCAACCGGCCCGAGTGATGGAGCTGCTAGAGCAACGCCCGCGGGTGCAAGCGAGTCCCCACGAGATCGATCTGGAGCTCGATCCACGCCCGGCCGTGAATTTCGCCAGCACCCTGCCGCCCGCCCTGCCGATAGACCCGCGCGCCGAACAGCCCGCCGCCAAGTTGCTCGACTTCGCTGCCACCTTCGAGGGTCGTCTGCTCCTCGCGGCGGAGTCGGCGGGGCGTCGCGAGCAGTTGCAAGACACCTTGCGTGAAACGGCACTGGCCAAGCTCAAGCAGGTGAGTTCCTGGGGCGAGTTCCTGGAGGCGGGGGATGCCAACTGCATCCTCGTCGCACCCTTGGAACGCGGTCTGATGCTGGGTGAGGCGGGCATCGCGCTGATCAGCGAAACCCAACTGCTCGGCGAGCGCGCACGACGGCGCAACCGACGCAAGGCCGAAGCGGATCCCGAGTCGATAATCCGGGATCTCACGGACCTCAGGGAGGGGGCCCCGGTGGTGCACGAGGAGTACGGCGTCGGCCGCTACCTCGGCCTCACCACCCTGGAGGTGGGCAGCACGCGCAACGAATTCCTCACCCTCGAGTACGCGGGCGGCGACAAGCTCTACGTGCCCGTGCACGCCCTGCACCTGATCACCCGCTACACCGGTGCGTCGCCGGAATCCGCTCCGCTGCACCGCTTGGGCACGGACCAGTGGGCCAAGGCGCGCTCCCGGGCGGCCAAGCGTATCCGTGACGTGGCCGCGGAGCTGCTCGACATCTACGCGCGCCGCGCCGCGCGCAAGGGCCACGCCTTCAGCTTCTCCGAGCGTGACACCACGATCTTCTCCTCCGGCTTCCCCTTCGAGGAGACACCCGATCAGCTCGAGACCATCGCCTCGGTGATCAACGACCTTCGTGCACCCCAGCCGATGGATCGCATCGTCTGCGGCGATGTGGGCTTCGGCAAGACCGAGGTGGCGATGCGCGCCGCCTTCGTCGCCGTACAAGGCGGCAAGCAGGTGGCGGTGCTCGTGCCCACCACGCTGCTGGCGCAGCAGCACTACCAGACCTTCACCGACCGCTTCGCCGACTGGCCCGTGCGGGTGGAGGTGATCTCCCGCTTCCGCTCCAGCAAGCAGATGAACGCCATCCTGGAGGGGGTGGAGAACGGCACCGTCGACATCATCGTCGGCACCCATCGCCTGCTCCAATCGAGCGTGAAGTTCAAGAACCTGGGGCTCGCGATCGTGGATGAGGAGCAGCGCTTCGGCGTGCGTCAGAAGGAGCGCCTGCGCGCCCTGCGCGCCGAGGTCGATCTGCTCACGCTCACGGCCACGCCGATCCCACGCACCCTGAACATGGCCATGGGCGGCGTGCGCGACCTGTCCCTGATCACCACGCCGCCGGAAGACCGCCTGGGGGTGAAGACCTTCGTCACCCCGTGGAACCCGCCCCTGATCCGCGAGGCCTTCCTGCGCGAGATCAAGCGCGGCGGGCAGGTGTTCTTCGTCCACAACTCCGTGGAGACGATCGAGGCGACGGCGAAGAAGCTGCAGGAGCTCGTGCCCGAGGCTAGCATCCGCATTGGGCACGGCCAGATGCGCGAGCGAGATCTCGAGCAGGTCATGCTCGACTTCTACCACCGTCGCTTCAATACGTTGCTTTGCACGACGATCATCGAGAGCGGGATCGACATCCCCACCGCCAACACGATCGTGATCGACCGCGCGGACCGCTTCGGCCTCGCCCAGCTGCACCAGATGCGCGGCCGCGTGGGACGCTCCCATCACCGCGCCTACGCCTACCTGATCGCACCACCGCGCGAGGCGATGACCGCCGATGCGGTGAAGCGCCTGGAGGCGATCGAATCGCTGGAAGAGCTCGGTGCCGGCTTCGCCCTGGCCACCCACGACCTCGAGATTCGCGGCGCCGGTGAGCTGCTCGGCGACGAGCAGAGCGGGCAGATCCAGGAGATCGGCTTTGCCCTCTACACGGAGCTGCTCCAGCGCGCCGTGGATGCCCTCAAGCGCGGCGAGGTGCCTGACCTCGAGGGCAGCTCGGACCACGGGCCCGAAATCGATCTGCACGCCCCGGCCCTGCTCCCCGAGGAGTACATGCCCGACGTGCACATGCGCCTCGTGCTCTACAAGCGCATCGCGAGCATGGACGACGAGGGTGCCTTGCGCGAGCTCAAGGTGGAAATGATCGACCGCTTCGGCCTGTTGCCTCCGCCCGCGCTACTGCTCTTCGAGATCGCCCACTTGCGCGTATTGGCGGCGCCCCTCGGAATCGCCAAGATCGATGCAGGCACGGCGAGCGGCCGCATCGAGTTTCGCGCCAAGGCGAACGTCGATCCGGCGCTTCTCATCGGGCTCATTCAGAGCGATCCGCGCACCTTCCGCCTGGACGGGCAGAGTATCCTTCGCTTCAAGGCCGACATGGCCGATGTCGAGGACCGGATCGAGCAGGTGCGCAAGTTGCTCACGGTGTTGAGCGGGGGCAGTGCCCCGACGACACCGGCGCCAGCGGCACAGGCCGACCGTAGTGGGTCGAAGAAACGGAAGGGACGTCGATAG
- a CDS encoding lipoprotein-releasing ABC transporter permease subunit, with protein MLLSPYELAIGWRYVRSGRGPGFLSFISLVSMAGIATGVFVLIVVLSVMNGFERELRERILEVTSHGAVMGYGGPIEDWSAVEAVARRDARVAATAPFIDGQGLLVSDEGLTSGVQVRGVVPVRESQVASLEMHLQEGSLAALDEARFRILIGRALAQSLAVDIGDRVTLLIPEANVTPAGVLPRQRRFEVAGIFEAGMHEYDRRLAFVLLRDAQALYRLGDRITGVRLKFHDLFDAPRAVRDIALEVGEIFYVRDWTREHANFFRAIALTKSVMFIILLLVVAVAAFNIVSTLIMVVNEKRGDIAILRTNGASPASMLGVFIIQGGTIGIVGTLVGLAAGALVTLNLDQLVTWAEAFTGGSLIDASIYYIDDLPADLRLSDLTLICGTALALSLLSTLYPAWRASTTAPAETLRHES; from the coding sequence ATGTTGCTGAGCCCCTACGAGTTGGCCATCGGGTGGCGCTACGTGCGCAGCGGACGCGGGCCCGGCTTTCTGTCCTTCATCTCCCTGGTGTCGATGGCCGGCATCGCCACCGGCGTCTTCGTGTTGATCGTCGTGCTCTCGGTAATGAACGGCTTCGAACGCGAGCTTCGCGAGCGCATTCTCGAGGTCACCTCCCACGGCGCGGTGATGGGCTACGGCGGACCGATCGAGGATTGGTCGGCGGTGGAGGCGGTCGCCAGGCGTGATGCCCGGGTGGCGGCGACCGCGCCCTTTATCGACGGCCAGGGGCTGCTGGTCAGCGATGAGGGTCTGACCAGTGGGGTGCAGGTGCGCGGCGTCGTGCCGGTGCGGGAGTCGCAGGTAGCGTCCTTGGAAATGCATCTGCAGGAAGGGTCCCTCGCAGCCCTGGACGAAGCACGCTTTCGCATTCTCATCGGCCGAGCGCTGGCGCAATCGCTGGCGGTGGACATCGGCGATCGGGTCACGCTGCTGATCCCCGAGGCCAACGTCACGCCCGCTGGCGTGTTGCCGCGCCAGCGTCGCTTCGAGGTGGCGGGCATCTTCGAGGCGGGTATGCACGAGTACGATCGTCGCCTCGCGTTCGTGCTCCTGCGGGACGCTCAGGCGCTCTATCGCCTGGGCGATCGCATCACGGGCGTGCGCCTGAAGTTTCACGACCTCTTCGATGCACCGCGCGCCGTGCGCGATATCGCCCTGGAGGTGGGTGAGATCTTCTACGTGCGCGATTGGACCCGTGAGCACGCCAACTTCTTCCGTGCGATCGCCCTCACCAAGAGCGTCATGTTCATCATTCTGCTGCTGGTGGTGGCGGTGGCGGCCTTCAACATCGTGTCCACCCTGATCATGGTGGTGAACGAGAAGCGAGGCGACATCGCCATCCTGCGCACCAACGGGGCCTCGCCCGCGAGCATGCTGGGGGTATTCATCATCCAAGGCGGTACGATTGGCATCGTCGGCACCCTGGTCGGCCTGGCCGCCGGCGCCCTGGTGACCCTGAACCTCGATCAGTTGGTGACCTGGGCGGAGGCGTTCACCGGGGGGTCGCTGATCGATGCGAGTATCTACTACATCGACGATCTGCCGGCGGACCTGCGCCTCTCGGACCTGACGCTCATCTGTGGCACGGCCCTGGCCCTGTCCCTGCTCTCGACCCTGTATCCAGCCTGGCGCGCTTCGACCACCGCGCCGGCGGAGACCCTACGCCATGAAAGCTGA
- the acpS gene encoding holo-ACP synthase, whose translation MIHGIGTDLIALERIEKIYTRYGEDFAQRILMPEELERFSRTKHKVRYLAMRFAAKEAIVKALGTGFARGLWVRDVGVASDEAGRPSPMFSARGQAVREQLGVGEGFLTLTDEAGLIVAVAVLLRAEVGDAARGEVGSGVRG comes from the coding sequence ATGATCCACGGTATCGGGACCGATCTGATCGCCCTCGAGCGCATCGAGAAGATCTACACGCGCTACGGTGAGGACTTCGCCCAACGCATCCTGATGCCCGAGGAGCTCGAGCGCTTCTCGCGCACCAAGCACAAGGTGCGTTACCTAGCGATGCGCTTCGCTGCCAAGGAGGCCATCGTGAAGGCCCTCGGCACAGGCTTCGCGCGCGGACTCTGGGTGCGCGATGTAGGGGTGGCATCTGACGAGGCGGGGCGCCCGTCACCGATGTTCTCCGCGCGCGGCCAGGCCGTGCGTGAGCAACTCGGGGTAGGCGAGGGATTCCTGACGCTCACCGATGAGGCGGGCTTGATCGTGGCCGTGGCGGTACTGTTACGCGCCGAGGTGGGGGACGCGGCCCGAGGCGAGGTGGGCTCGGGAGTTCGAGGTTGA
- a CDS encoding ATP-binding cassette domain-containing protein: MKADTSSTAATSLACEGLVRSFGDGEHQVEVLKGIDLHVSRGERLAIIGASGSGKTTLLQLLGGLDTPTHGRVLINGEDVARMGEAARGRWRNAHVGFVYQFHHLLPEFTALENVAMPLLIRRERPSDALVKAQDLLERVGLGARLRHRPSELSGGERQRAAVARALVTSPVVVLADEPTGNLDRPTGRQVFEQMLKLNEDTGASLVVVTHDPELAAAMDRVCRLDEAGLHEEKP, from the coding sequence ATGAAAGCTGATACCTCTTCCACCGCTGCCACATCACTCGCCTGCGAGGGCCTCGTGCGAAGCTTTGGCGATGGCGAGCATCAGGTGGAGGTCCTGAAGGGGATCGACCTGCACGTGAGCCGTGGGGAGCGCCTGGCCATCATCGGCGCCTCGGGTTCCGGCAAGACCACCTTGCTGCAGCTTCTCGGTGGCCTGGATACGCCGACGCACGGGCGCGTGCTGATCAACGGCGAAGACGTTGCCCGCATGGGCGAGGCAGCGCGCGGCCGGTGGCGTAACGCCCACGTGGGGTTCGTGTACCAGTTTCACCACCTATTGCCTGAGTTCACCGCGTTGGAGAACGTGGCGATGCCACTGCTCATTCGTCGCGAGCGGCCGTCCGACGCCCTGGTCAAGGCGCAGGACCTGTTGGAACGGGTGGGCCTCGGCGCGCGCTTGCGCCATCGCCCCTCGGAGCTCTCCGGGGGCGAGCGCCAGCGGGCGGCCGTCGCCCGTGCCCTGGTGACCTCGCCGGTGGTGGTGTTGGCCGATGAACCCACCGGTAACCTGGACCGTCCGACCGGGCGCCAGGTCTTCGAGCAGATGCTCAAGCTGAATGAGGACACGGGGGCGAGCCTGGTGGTGGTGACCCACGATCCGGAGCTCGCCGCTGCCATGGATCGCGTGTGCCGTCTCGACGAGGCCGGTCTGCACGAAGAAAAGCCGTGA
- a CDS encoding lipoprotein-releasing ABC transporter permease subunit, with the protein MMIRPLELLLSLRYLRARTRSRFISFIALASTVGVGVGVAALITVISVMNGFSGELRDNLLAVSAHVTVRHPGAAPEQGWDPVLDTLEGSDGVGAVTAYVEGEGMLARGARLRGTRVEGVDPTAPAVRRQLEYALVAGDLARVTADSRAALIGSGLSALLGARVGERLNLLVPRVGPRGKVTPSFERITVAGIIEGGVQEIDSTRLVMHRADVAALLGRDPAHLDGVRVQLEDLMAAPRVAERWQARLPGGFTVTDWADEQASYFRAVATEKFMMSLILSLIVAVAAFNVVATLVMVVNDKRTDIAILRTMGLTPRSVTLVFFAQGCLIGLIGVLGGLALGLLITLNLETLVPAVEGVLRIKLIPTDVYYLNNIPTDVRVHEVALITLGAFALSALSTLYPARRAARTQPADALRYE; encoded by the coding sequence ATGATGATTCGCCCCCTGGAACTGCTTCTCAGTTTGCGCTACCTCCGCGCGCGCACCCGCAGCCGTTTCATCTCCTTCATCGCCCTGGCCTCCACGGTGGGGGTCGGGGTGGGGGTGGCAGCCCTGATCACCGTCATCTCAGTCATGAACGGCTTCAGCGGCGAGCTCCGAGACAACCTCCTGGCCGTCAGTGCGCACGTGACCGTACGCCACCCCGGGGCTGCCCCCGAACAGGGCTGGGACCCAGTGTTGGACACCCTCGAGGGCAGCGACGGCGTCGGTGCCGTGACCGCTTATGTGGAGGGGGAGGGGATGTTGGCCCGCGGCGCCCGCTTGCGCGGCACTCGCGTGGAGGGCGTAGACCCGACGGCGCCCGCCGTGCGTCGCCAGCTCGAGTACGCCCTCGTCGCCGGCGATCTCGCCCGCGTCACGGCGGACAGCCGCGCGGCTCTTATCGGCTCGGGGCTATCGGCTTTATTGGGTGCGCGGGTGGGCGAGCGCCTCAACCTGCTGGTGCCGCGGGTGGGGCCGCGGGGTAAGGTCACGCCGAGCTTCGAGCGAATCACCGTGGCGGGGATCATCGAAGGAGGCGTGCAGGAAATCGACAGCACGCGCCTGGTCATGCACCGGGCCGACGTGGCGGCGTTGCTCGGCCGCGACCCCGCGCACCTCGATGGCGTACGGGTGCAGTTGGAGGATCTCATGGCGGCCCCTCGCGTGGCGGAGCGTTGGCAGGCGCGGCTGCCCGGTGGATTCACGGTGACGGACTGGGCCGATGAGCAGGCCTCCTACTTTCGTGCCGTGGCCACCGAGAAGTTCATGATGTCCCTCATCCTGTCGTTGATCGTGGCGGTGGCCGCCTTCAACGTCGTCGCGACCCTGGTGATGGTGGTGAACGATAAGCGCACGGATATCGCTATCCTGCGGACCATGGGCCTGACGCCTCGCAGCGTGACCTTGGTGTTCTTCGCGCAAGGGTGTCTGATCGGTCTGATCGGCGTGCTGGGGGGGCTGGCCTTGGGGTTACTCATCACGTTGAATCTCGAGACCCTGGTGCCTGCCGTGGAGGGCGTGTTGCGGATCAAGCTGATCCCGACCGACGTCTACTACCTCAACAACATCCCTACGGACGTGCGCGTGCACGAGGTGGCGCTGATCACCCTGGGCGCCTTTGCCCTTTCGGCCCTGTCCACCCTGTACCCGGCGCGGCGCGCAGCCCGGACGCAGCCCGCCGACGCCCTGCGCTACGAGTAG
- a CDS encoding hypoxanthine-guanine phosphoribosyltransferase, with the protein MQRSRQELVDVLRTSELLYSSEAVAEAFDTMTGRINDQLGETLGENDLLVLPVLKGGMYPAVHVMARLTVPFTLDYLHASRYAGGLEGGELTWRAEPYTSLEGRTVLIIDDIFDYGQTLEAIVEYCQRAGAAVVYSATFVMKRREEYVSDYRPDFFGVEVDDRYIFGCGMDYEEYFRGLPELRALPLEG; encoded by the coding sequence ATGCAGCGATCGCGACAGGAACTGGTGGACGTGCTTCGCACCTCCGAGTTGCTCTACAGCAGCGAGGCGGTTGCCGAGGCCTTCGACACCATGACCGGCCGCATCAACGACCAACTGGGCGAGACGCTGGGGGAGAACGACCTCCTCGTGTTGCCCGTGCTCAAGGGCGGCATGTACCCGGCGGTGCATGTGATGGCGCGGCTCACCGTGCCCTTCACCCTGGATTATCTGCACGCCAGTCGCTACGCCGGTGGGCTTGAGGGCGGTGAACTCACCTGGCGCGCCGAGCCGTATACGAGCCTGGAAGGTCGCACGGTGCTGATCATCGATGACATCTTCGATTACGGCCAAACCCTGGAGGCCATCGTCGAGTATTGCCAGCGCGCGGGCGCGGCAGTGGTGTACAGCGCCACCTTCGTCATGAAGCGCCGCGAAGAATACGTGTCCGACTACCGGCCCGACTTCTTCGGCGTCGAAGTGGACGACCGTTACATCTTCGGTTGCGGGATGGACTACGAGGAGTATTTTCGCGGTCTTCCCGAACTCAGGGCGCTCCCGCTAGAAGGGTAA
- a CDS encoding L,D-transpeptidase, which produces MANDTHLHIDIACQRLRWSDGQGQERDFLVSTAARGVGQEMGSEQTPLGRHVVRARIGAGAPLRAVFVGRRATGEIWTPALGAEHPKRDWILTRILWLSGTEPGHNRLGRVDSMRRYIYIHGTPDDQPMGRPASHGCVRMRNEDVRWLFDRVAAGTAVAIDAGGAEP; this is translated from the coding sequence ATGGCGAACGACACTCACCTACACATCGATATCGCTTGCCAACGCTTGCGCTGGTCCGATGGGCAGGGGCAGGAGCGCGACTTTCTCGTCTCCACCGCGGCCCGCGGGGTCGGCCAGGAGATGGGTAGCGAACAGACGCCTCTAGGGCGACACGTGGTGCGCGCGCGGATCGGCGCCGGCGCCCCCCTGCGCGCGGTGTTCGTGGGCCGCCGTGCCACGGGCGAGATCTGGACGCCGGCCCTCGGCGCTGAGCATCCCAAGCGCGATTGGATACTCACGCGCATCCTCTGGTTGAGCGGGACGGAGCCCGGACACAACCGTCTCGGGCGAGTGGACAGCATGCGCCGCTACATCTACATCCATGGCACGCCCGACGACCAACCCATGGGCCGGCCCGCCTCCCACGGCTGCGTCCGTATGCGCAACGAGGATGTGCGCTGGCTGTTCGATCGAGTCGCCGCCGGCACCGCGGTGGCCATCGACGCAGGCGGCGCGGAGCCCTGA
- a CDS encoding CsiV family protein produces the protein MNESDRSRAEGHATARARRVATGILSGVLIASPMAASAQNDSELRAYAVEIILFRPSQQADLDERQWREAAQAAADATATTDEELVLDPDGSVTPEVDAAGASAPELEPFADGFGYLSEEGLPPVYRYEPPLPERFAALAPETRELSTLFDRLNRSSAYEPLLHERWMQLTYPRDVANPRPITVQREDLAIDGTVKLAVERRLHLELDLTLSQPGGVDYQLQQARVMTSGELHYVDHPAFGAVCRITPVELPDGYPDGMLEDLLQDARLYGADPDERLQSLPWPPPAPPATESMPDEMPEPAPDDDPSAPNDQTTTG, from the coding sequence ATGAACGAGAGCGACCGCTCACGCGCTGAAGGACACGCGACCGCTCGGGCCCGTCGCGTGGCCACGGGGATCTTGTCAGGTGTGCTGATCGCCTCGCCGATGGCCGCCAGCGCGCAGAACGACTCGGAGCTGCGCGCCTACGCCGTCGAGATCATCCTCTTCCGGCCCTCACAACAGGCGGACCTGGACGAGCGCCAATGGCGCGAAGCTGCACAGGCGGCCGCCGACGCGACAGCCACCACTGACGAGGAACTGGTCCTGGATCCCGACGGCTCCGTCACGCCGGAGGTGGACGCCGCCGGCGCGAGCGCCCCGGAGCTGGAGCCATTCGCCGACGGCTTCGGCTATCTGAGCGAGGAGGGCCTACCGCCCGTGTATCGTTACGAGCCCCCGCTCCCGGAACGCTTCGCTGCATTGGCGCCGGAGACGCGGGAGCTCTCCACCCTGTTCGACCGCCTGAATCGTTCGAGCGCCTACGAGCCCCTGCTGCACGAACGCTGGATGCAACTCACCTACCCTCGCGACGTGGCCAACCCTCGGCCCATCACGGTGCAGCGCGAAGACCTCGCCATCGACGGCACCGTGAAACTCGCCGTCGAGCGACGCCTGCATCTGGAGCTCGATCTCACGCTTTCCCAACCCGGCGGCGTGGACTACCAGCTGCAGCAGGCGCGCGTGATGACCAGCGGCGAGCTGCATTACGTGGATCACCCGGCCTTCGGCGCGGTCTGCCGCATCACCCCCGTCGAGCTGCCGGATGGCTACCCCGACGGGATGCTCGAGGATCTACTGCAGGACGCACGCCTCTACGGCGCCGATCCCGACGAACGCCTGCAGAGCCTGCCGTGGCCCCCGCCCGCACCCCCGGCCACCGAGTCGATGCCCGACGAGATGCCTGAGCCAGCCCCCGATGATGACCCCAGCGCGCCCAACGATCAGACCACCACCGGGTGA
- the rlmD gene encoding 23S rRNA (uracil(1939)-C(5))-methyltransferase RlmD, translated as MTDEGAPRGGRRSRSRGGSARKQARPRQRTAWRAPETVRIDDFSHDGRGVTRIDGKAVFVSRALPGELVRIARRPSDRRHDEAQLLEILEPSEQRIAPRCEYFETCGGCSLQHIAPAQQIEAKQRTLLESLARIGRVTPSQVLEPLTGEPWAYRRRARLGVRYVRAEDRVLIGFRERLKPDIADMRRCDVLAAPVGQLLDALSGLIGGLSVRERIAQIEVAQGENATVLVLRNLSPLSDEDLSTLRAFERAHDVRLCLQPAQPDSIVDLDGAPPPELHYALGAFDLTISFLPSDFVQINGALNAQLVERAVSLLALEGGETVIDLFAGVGNFTLPLARRAAEVVAVEGDAALVERLGQNALRNGLEPKVQAHLADLSADITPFPWAKRTYDALLLDPSRAGADAVIPMVGRWKPRRICYISCHPGTLARDAGMLVGELGYRLNATGVIDMFPHTGHVESMALFERK; from the coding sequence TTGACTGACGAGGGCGCGCCGCGGGGCGGCCGCCGCTCGCGGTCGCGAGGCGGATCTGCCCGTAAGCAAGCTCGACCCCGTCAGCGCACGGCCTGGCGTGCCCCGGAGACCGTGCGCATCGATGACTTCTCCCACGACGGGCGCGGGGTCACGCGTATCGATGGGAAGGCGGTGTTCGTCTCACGGGCACTCCCCGGCGAGCTCGTGCGCATCGCTCGGCGCCCCAGCGATCGGCGTCACGACGAGGCACAGTTGCTCGAGATCCTCGAGCCCAGCGAGCAGCGCATCGCGCCACGCTGCGAGTACTTCGAGACCTGCGGCGGCTGCTCCCTGCAACACATCGCGCCGGCACAGCAGATCGAGGCCAAGCAACGCACGCTGCTCGAGAGCCTCGCCCGCATAGGGCGGGTGACCCCGAGCCAGGTGCTCGAGCCGCTCACCGGCGAGCCTTGGGCCTACCGCCGGCGGGCGCGCCTGGGCGTGCGCTACGTGCGCGCCGAGGACCGCGTGCTGATCGGCTTCCGTGAGCGCCTCAAGCCGGACATCGCCGACATGCGTCGCTGCGACGTTCTCGCTGCCCCCGTCGGGCAGTTGCTGGACGCCCTTTCTGGGCTCATCGGCGGCCTCAGCGTGCGCGAGCGCATTGCACAAATCGAAGTGGCCCAGGGCGAGAACGCCACCGTGTTGGTATTGCGCAATCTGAGTCCGCTCAGCGACGAGGACCTCAGCACCCTGCGCGCGTTCGAGCGGGCACACGACGTGCGCTTGTGCCTGCAGCCGGCGCAACCTGACAGTATCGTTGACTTGGACGGGGCGCCCCCGCCCGAGCTGCACTACGCCCTGGGGGCCTTCGATCTCACGATCAGCTTTCTGCCGAGTGACTTCGTCCAGATCAATGGGGCGCTCAATGCACAGCTGGTTGAACGAGCCGTATCGCTCCTCGCCCTCGAGGGCGGGGAGACGGTCATCGACCTGTTCGCCGGTGTCGGTAACTTCACCTTGCCCCTTGCCCGTCGCGCCGCCGAGGTGGTGGCCGTCGAGGGCGATGCGGCGCTGGTCGAACGTTTGGGTCAGAACGCCCTGCGCAACGGCCTTGAACCGAAGGTGCAGGCGCACCTGGCGGATCTGTCCGCCGACATCACCCCGTTCCCATGGGCCAAGCGCACCTACGATGCGCTGCTGCTGGATCCCTCGCGCGCGGGCGCGGACGCCGTGATCCCCATGGTCGGGCGATGGAAACCGCGCCGAATCTGTTACATCTCCTGTCATCCGGGCACGCTCGCCCGCGATGCCGGGATGCTCGTTGGCGAACTGGGCTATCGATTGAATGCAACCGGGGTGATCGACATGTTTCCGCACACGGGCCACGTCGAGTCGATGGCCTTGTTCGAGCGCAAGTAG